acacacgcacacacacttgcgtACCTCGCGACTGTGGCAGGTCTATTTTGCCTTGCTGTGTGTCACTTCCTTCTACTACTTTTTCCACGCTCTTCTTGGCCTGACAGTCCTCTGGTCCATGGTAAGTCTTTTTGCACAAGACGCAGAAGGCGAagccacacacagagcacatcgCTGCGTTGCTGGACTGAATGACGGCCGAACCACAGGACTGCCGAGGACAGTACACCACATCtaagaggcacacacacacacaaacacacgacacatgacagacatgaaatgaaccaaacaaataaagagACAGTTTAATAGACTCCTGTGCAATGACCAATGATAAAGAATCTTGGACATCCCAAGAGACGCTGCTATTATAGTGAAAGCGAAACACACCAGCCATACAGTCCAGAGTGCTCTGCAGCAGGAGACGATCATAGCGGCTGAACAGCTCCTCCCCCACCAGACTCTTCACCTACCAAACATCAAAATACAGCAGCAAAGAgggcagaaacagacagtgtACGTCAGGGAAGTCAGTTCATTGAGATGAAAATgcaacagtgtgttttattgtgttttattgagcGACAGCAATATATCTGCAGATAGCAGCTTACTGCAGATGTGATGGTCTTTGTCTAAATATGTGCATATAATATCTCCAGTAGTGGAACGTATCTCAActactgtacttgagtacaattttgaggtagtTGTAGTTTACTTGAGTGCTTCCATTTTAAGCTACTTCacacttctactccactacattttagaggaaaacattttaattcTTTTACTCAAGTCTATTTATTTCAACAGCTATAGCTGACTAGTTGTTATAGATAAAAATGCCCAACACTACATAAAGAGTAGCTTAAATTTGCTGCTCAATCTGCAGCATTAAAGGTCTACTTAAAAGTTAATGCATCAACAATGATGatccaataatataatataataatagaaACTCTATTTTGCCTATTTAGTCATTTCACtcttgatactttaagtacacttaaataatacttttaataacattttgaatgcaggccTTTTACTTGTCATGGATATTCAAATTAtagtattgctacttttactaaTGTATTCTTCCTTGGCCGGCATCCCGGTGCCACACAATGCGAGACAGACCTTCAGGAAGTAGGTGCAGTtggcagagagagcagacagacaggtcaggaCTGTACCTGTGCAGGTGTAGGAGTGGCGGTGCAGTCTGCCTGAGGACAGGTGACACCCCGGACATTCCCCTCTTTTATCTGGAGCTTACAGAACTGGGCGAGACAGGCCTGGCAGAAGATGTGGCCACACTCAGGCAGCTGCACACAGTCTGAACCGAGAGagctcataaaacacacaccacagtcaAACACTGTAGTGGCAAACTGCTTCTGTCGCTGGGTTGCATCATAGATCAACAGCTGGGACAGGAGAGCTTGTGATGGAGTTAGGGAGAGACCAGAGGGGGTTTGGTCTCCATTTGGAGGGGGTTCTCTCAGGTGGATCGGCAGAGAGGCAGCTCCTTGGTCACTGTTATGTAGTGGGCCCGAGGAGCTGGAGGGAAGCAATAGCGGGGCTGAAACACTTCCCTCGCGTAAGAAATCTTCCTGGTCACTTTGATCAGACTGAGCGACTGGAAGAGGCTTTGATTTGCCTGCTGCTGATGACAGATCATTCCGGTGGTCGGCCTTAAACTCTGAGGTCTGGAGGGTGTGTTCATCCCTCACATCTGACGCCTGTGATATTTGGTTAAAATCATTGGAAGTCATTTGATTTGGCCCTGAATCTGGGCCATCCTGGCTGACTTTGCTGTGGTGGAAGGTTGAATTACTTTCGCGAGCCTTGCAAGAGTCTACTGCCACAGCTCCCTGAGAGTCCGTGCCGCTCAACTCTGAGGTTGAAGGTGCAGAAAGGTCTGGTTCACGTGGATCTGAGACATTACAACTTTTAGTATCTGTGGGTCCTGAGTCAGAAGTGTGTTGACTATTCTTTGGTTCTGAGAGTGCAGCATCCTGGGAGCTGTGTTCATCAGAGGGAAGCTCCAGCAGATTATGGATGTCCAGGAACTTGAGAGCATCTTCTTTAAGAAACTGTACCCAGGTGAAGAGCACCACAGCGCCTCCAGTGGCCTGGTAGAGCTCAGAGAGCTGATCGCCCagtgcagagagctgcagggagagagggcaAATACACTGATGTAATTTTTATTGAACCTCTGCAATCTGCATttatctgtgtgcgtgtgtgtgtgtgtgtgtgtgtgtgtgtgtgtgtgtgtgttcgtgacACACACTGGCAGGCTGTAAATGCAACCAGAAATGTTTTAAGTGACCCACATTGCTTCTACTgattacctgtgtgtgtgtcaaccaAGTGCAGGTGagggtgaaggagggaggggaggaggatggGTAGTCCTCAGGGAGTTCAAAGGtcagaagcagaggagggaggaacagCATCTCATACTGCCTCAGCGTTTCAcctcaggaagaaaaacaataagaCAAATAAATACTTCAAGAAGCATTCCTGGTTTCAGTATTCTTTCACTGTCAGCCTGGGGCAGACACTGACCTGATCCACTTATGTCACTTAATTTCAGGCTGTTTTTTAATATTCttaatttgaaaaagaaaaacatgatgttgtttttaaaaaaaaaaaacatgcaaatgaagatTCTGCAGAGTATAAATCATATTTCTCTTCCTGTAAATAGCAACGTGATGTCCCTCCACTCAGCTGACTTACCTTCTTTCAGAGCCACCGTGAACTCCGCCGGCAGCTCAGCAGATACTCGGATTTCTCCGGCAGCCTTCGATTCATCCCGGACGAACTCCTCCGAGCCAAAGATACTGAGGAGGGCGAGCAGTTCGTCTTCCTGCTCTTCCGCGTCCGCATTCATGACTCCAGGCGAgcgctgattaaaaaaaacttcaccTCCTCCTCGCACTGTTTGTGTGGCTGCTCCCTCGAAGAAGTTGAATCAGTTTGATTCCTGCTGGAGTTGAGTTGCCTTTAGGTGTTTCAGTCGGCGAACAATGACTGACTTTTGGAAGGTCCTCTCTGAGTCTTGTTTGGTCGCTGGGAGTGTGTCCAGCCTGCTCCTCTCTATGGTTGTCCGTCCCTCTGTTGACTCATGTGAGTCTGATGCAAAgctcagcaaacagcagcaacgTCAGTTTACAGTGCCACTCTTATGCAAAACAAGCCATTACTAGTCATGAGCCGTTTAAGGTCATCGCGTTAAACGCACCTTTCTTTACGCAAAGAACCACTGTGGTGTTGGCTTGAAGATCTGGCTGATACTTcccaacaaaaacaagacatttattGGACTtttgcatttacagtaaaaaaaataatctggataataaatacatttatagCCATTGTAGTACAGAGTAcaaacagtggtggaatgtacTTAAGTGCTAAAAGTAGTTCAGTcgagtatttccatttaataCTAGGCCTACCTcgtactccactacatttatttgacagttgtAGTTAGACTACTAGTTCCTTTCCGATTCAGATgttacataaaaaacacataatattACAAAGCACTATGCTTTGTTACAGATTAAACCCTTCAGTTTTGAAACCTATCCCGCCCCATTAATTATCTCACAATCCTTCAAATTTATCTTGTGTTCCTGACCCCTGCACGACTCACTGGACTAAAATACCTACCAGTACATGAAATAGTTGCTTACAGTTTGCTTGTAATATTTCGatactttcacttaagtaaGATTATAAATGCAGGAcctgttgttgtatttttacGTTGTTGTACGTGCATGTAAGTAATCTGGGTACTTCTTCTACCACTGAAAATAAGGCCCAATTGCAGTCTCTTCcttcaggcacacacaaactcctCATTCAGTAGATCACTTTATAGCCtacagaaaatgtcagattaaTCTCTGCCTGCAAGCCCATAGAGAGCCATTCATTCCACACCACAATAGATAATCGAATCCAAAGTACACTGTTATCTTATTTGCTTCAAACCTATTGATGATGCAGGTGTAGTATTTGTCCTGAGGGTGGTGCTCCAGGAAAGGCCCTTACAGCTGACAGTGTTTGGCTCTCCCAGGGGGAGCTGTGACAACAACAAATCTGTATCTGTGCAGGGAATAAATGTGCTCAGTACAATGGATTttaatatgtgttgtgtgtaaatGGAAAACATGGCCTGATGGTGGTGGTGCTATGAAACATTCACAGGCTCACTTGAAGCAGTCAACCTCTTGGTATCATAAATAGCAAATGTCATAAGCTACCCAGTGGAAAAGTTATCATTCTAGCACTGGACCAATGCACTCAACTGGACCtcctccatgacaactgagatGCCTCCAACTGCTGATTAAGACCTTGAGATGCAGTTTAAAGCCTTGAGttgagattttattttcatttgtcaaactaCTGTTAATAGTGTTATAGTCAGATTGTTTGTATGTAAAACACATCATATGCAAAAATCTGGTACAgattgtgtatatatatgtgtatatacgCATATATTTGGCAATAGCACAGATAGGGACAGATGTTATTAGACAAAGACTATTATAAATAGGAGAAATGATGATGGCACAAAATATTGTCATCACGGTTCAGTCAGTATATACAGTTCAGACTCAGGATGAGAGAAAAAATGAGGTAACAGAAGTACATTGTTACATTAGACAGAAAAGTTGTACTTCAGCTGTAACTCAGTGTGTGAAAGCGTTAGCGTCCATCAGTTGTAGCTGTAGTTTTCATTCTGGTTGATGTGGCTCTCCAAGACCTCCTCTGCCATGCTCGGGGGCTCGGGGACTGTTTTGGATTTCAACAGGGCAGTCAGGGTCCTGGGGCCTCTTTGGCTTTTAAACACAGCACTTTTCTGGATGCCTTTAGCAGATGCTGGattgtgacagacagatagataaaAATATTAACATGCTCTGTTCATCCAAAagataaaaccaaaataataTTTATGTAATCTATCCCACAGATATCACAGATTCAAACCATTATGGCAAAGCTACACACTGTCAATTCATTTGAAAGCTTATTATTGATATTTGTGGTCTGAGCTTCGGTGCTCCTGGGGGACGGTTTGGGGGCTGGTGTTGTTTGGGCTTGCCGGGTTGTAACTGATTCCCACCTGACACCCGGACACACTCGTCCTTGTGTCGTTCATCCCATGCCTTCAGTTTGCAGGTCCTGGAGCAGTAGAAGACCTTGTGGCAGCGGCTACAAGCAGTGagcttcacagacacagagcgaCCGCACTGATAGCAGAACTTAAAAACTGGCTTCCTAAAAAAAAGATTCACACACAGAGTGTTGGAAAAAGGCTCCTGAAAGATCTGTTTCCTATGACTCTCTTGACTAAAGTTTGACAGGGAATAGAGAAACAAAAGGACAACACACAGTTGTTGTACATGAGTGTGGGTGTATGtacctgtgtttttctgttatgGGTGGTAAGCTTTCACAGCTGGGGAGGGGTAACCTCTCTGTGCTACTGGTACCTGTTACataaatacagcacacacacacacacacacacactgtgatttaCAGCcatactcaaacacacaaaataatagCCATGTGTTTGTTCTGACCACACAATCGTTCCCTCTCTAAgttctctcgctccctctggCCAGCAGTTCGTCTCTGCAGATCTCCCATCATGCTCAGCAGCTGGCGCCGTGCTTTGAATATTTCCCTGTCCCGCATATTCAGAGCGTGGTATGGAGTGTTGGCAATGTGCACGTCCTACACAGTAAGATATGACATATGGACAGCTGTTCAGATTAAGTAATAATGTATGAGTGCAAATGTATATTCCATTGGAACACATGCAggggacaaaatattagaaacatcTCTCAATATAACACAGTCCAGTTCAAATCTACCCCCAAAACTAAACCTCATAATATTAACAAAAGTATGATTTACTGCAAGGCTTTTGGATTTGACTGAATTTAACTGAAAagcatgcagtgttttcacagttggTGTGTTACCTGGTTGAAGGAGTGGTGTGCGTAATCGACTGCAGTTCCCACAACATCGCCCACCATAACCGGCATCAAGATGTCAGCACCAGCCTTAGCTAACATGTCCAACTacatcaaagacacacacacacacacacacacacacacacacacacacacaactaaatCTTACACTTTTTAATGACTcattgttttctattttgaaaacTGTAGCACTGGCAGACACCACAATAATGTTTCAATTAATTTCAATTGACTTCAATTAACTGTGGAGGACTTTGGATTTGGGTGTTTCACGTTCTCAAAGAAAAATTGTCTCCGCACACCTGTGTGCAGACAGCGGaatgaaatgtctttctgaCCTATAATTATGgctatttgtctgtgtgtgtgtgtgcttgtgtgtgtaccATCTTAGCTCTGTTGCCACCCAAGTGGTAGTTGATGTTGGCGAGGGCGCAGAGGGCACTGCCCACCCCGCGGGCCAGAGGGATGTTGGGATTTGCACCCCCGTTCAACAGCTCCTCCACCGcctggcagagaaaagaaaaaggtccAGGACAAAGTACGGGTTTTGTGcttaagtgtgtgtctgtgtaggggTGGGGAGGTGTACCAGCTCATTCCCAGTCGCTATAGCCAGGGAGAGAGGTGAGTGTCCACTCCAGAGGAGGTCTGTGCTGGCTCTGTGGGAGAGCAGCAGGGCCACCACCTTACTGGcattctgcaaaaaaaacaaccacacaaaTATATCCTTAGCCAGATTACTACCTAACATTTTCTAGAATAAATTAAAGCGGTAGTAAAGCAAACATAATATAATAATTACAACAAATACCTTGGGCTcattgcacagtgtgtgtgtctgacgcACATTCTTAGATAAATTAAGTCAACATGGTTGGTTGTCATGTGTGCAACATGCTGCGGATTAGAACAGTCATGTTTCATCAGTGGTGGTGCacgtaggtgtgagtgtgtgcatgcatgtatgcactGACCCGGTAGTCACTGTCTCTCTGGCAGGCCACGTGCAAGGCTGTTCGGCCTCCTTCATTGAGAAGTGGCATCTCAGTGGCACTCAGGGGTTGTTCCTGGGTCTTCAGGAAAAtctaaaaaacagaaatcctcTCAAAATTGAAAGTCTTTTCTTACTCGTTCAGCTGTCACCTCAACAATTACTACTAAAGACCTGAAAAGGCTTAAAGGACAGAAACCCACACCTTGTCTGGCTCATAGATCTCATTCTGGTCACATGCCCGTGCGTCTGGGTCAGTGGCAGCGTGGAGCAGCAACTCTGTGATTCTGGGACCTGCTGGACCCGGCAGTGCTGCAGCTACATGCAGGGGATACAGACTTTTCCTCTAGAAAAAAGGACGAGAGGAATTTTATAGTTTGTGGAAATGATGCAAAGGGGTTTGAGTTTCGAGGCTCTCTCCTTTCAGTAATTTTGTTTAAATCTGAACAAAAATTGATCGCAAAAAATAGGCCCCCAATAAACTGATGATGGTTTCCACCAAAAAGATTCCTTTTGCAAGTACAAGAAATAATTTCCTGCCTCAGGGGGAAGGGGAATGTCAGTGCGagctccacacagcagcagcctcctgaCGGCCTCAGTGTCACCCGCCATAATGGCTAAAAAGAGGACGGGCATGGGGAGCCTGGATGTGTTGGGGTCAGCTCCCCGCTCCAGTAACAGCTTCAGGGTGTTCAAACGCACACGGTGTCTGGTCAGTCAGGCACACAACACATCAaattcacacactgacgcaCCAACAAAATCTGTGTCATCAGAACAGAACAGTCACAACAGCACATGACAGAACTGACTCGATGttcatggcagccattttgcaTACAGTCGCCTGTGTGTCAGAGCGTTGAGGAATCCCGGTGCGACTCGGCACTTCTGCGGAGCGCTGCATCGCGTCCTCTGTGACCTGGATACTGTAGCTGCTAATGGAGCAGGCGGAGT
The Chaetodon auriga isolate fChaAug3 chromosome 3, fChaAug3.hap1, whole genome shotgun sequence DNA segment above includes these coding regions:
- the LOC143318286 gene encoding E3 ubiquitin-protein ligase RNF14-like, which gives rise to MNADAEEQEDELLALLSIFGSEEFVRDESKAAGEIRVSAELPAEFTVALKEGETLRQYEMLFLPPLLLTFELPEDYPSSSPPSFTLTCTWLTHTQLSALGDQLSELYQATGGAVVLFTWVQFLKEDALKFLDIHNLLELPSDEHSSQDAALSEPKNSQHTSDSGPTDTKSCNVSDPREPDLSAPSTSELSGTDSQGAVAVDSCKARESNSTFHHSKVSQDGPDSGPNQMTSNDFNQISQASDVRDEHTLQTSEFKADHRNDLSSAAGKSKPLPVAQSDQSDQEDFLREGSVSAPLLLPSSSSGPLHNSDQGAASLPIHLREPPPNGDQTPSGLSLTPSQALLSQLLIYDATQRQKQFATTVFDCGVCFMSSLGSDCVQLPECGHIFCQACLAQFCKLQIKEGNVRGVTCPQADCTATPTPAQVKSLVGEELFSRYDRLLLQSTLDCMADVVYCPRQSCGSAVIQSSNAAMCSVCGFAFCVLCKKTYHGPEDCQAKKSVEKVVEGSDTQQGKIDLPQSREGMMALWDDYAGGSKQRRRLLESRYGRNILLVIMEKYLSEDWMTFNCKNCPHCFSRIQKDRGCNIMTCSRCKQRFCWVCLARLSVGSGSHFQDSLCPLYEDNPT